From the Vibrio tubiashii ATCC 19109 genome, the window GTGATTGGAGCTTGGTTGCGATGTTTTTGTAGCGAAGTGAGCTATCCTGTTCACTTATTTGAGCGAGACGCTCGTTAAGTACATGTTTAAAAAAGTGATTACTATCGACACCAAAAAGTGTTTCGATCTGCTCAAACAAAGCACGTGCGTGCCCCTTGTCCTCTTTTTCAAAAAGGGACGAATCAAAATTGTTAGCCATAGACGTTTGTATGATTTTTTTGTTTATTTTGGCTAACCAGTATTCATATAGGTGCCTATTTGTGCAATTGAATTAGTATGTTTATGCTAATTGATCGGGTGTTAATATTAATATTAGTGATGCAGAGCACGTAATAAATGAGAGAGGTACCTGTCTTGGGAGAGAGCTGTGTTTGAGGTTGGCAGCTCAGCCGTACGAGCTTGTAACCCAGTTTTTTGGTTTTAGTCGTGTTTTGTTACCCATATCAGTGTTTTACCTTCATACCTATTCCGATTTGAGATAAATATCTGACAATCTTATTAATAGCAGTCTAATCTTCTGGCTTCAATTATCAATAAATGCCAATAATTGGTAGAAATCCTGCCTTTTTAGAGGGCTATCTTGTTGTTTTGACGGTTAATTTGTACTCATTGAATAAAAAAGTTGGCGAAAATCATAAGCTTGGCATACACTTTCCAAGGTAAAGCCGATATGTTGTTGATTGGCTTGGTGAAATGTTTAGGTGCTGCCTTGCGGCGGCAATGTTTAACACAGCTTTGAGGAAAGTTTTATGGCGCTCACAAAGGCCGATTTGGCTGAGAACCTGTTTGAAAAGCTCGGATACAGTAAACGGGATGCCAAGGAAACGGTTGAGGCGTTTTTCGAAGAGATTCGTAAGGCACTGGAAAGTGGCGAACAGGTAAAACTGTCTGGATTCGGTAATTTTGATCTTCGTGATAAGAATGAACGTCCAGGTCGAAACCCGAAGACAGGTGAAGACATTCCAATCAGTGCACGTCGCGTAGTGACCTTCCGCCCAGGGCAAAAATTAAAAGCCCGCGTTGAAAACATTAAGGTTGACTAATTCTTAGCTCGCTAAGAGGCACATCCTGTATCGGGGCTAGGAGCAATTCTAGTTTCCCCATTGAAAAATACCCTAGCCAAGGCTAGGGTATTTTTGTATTAAGCGTTTGTAAGTAAACGTTAGTCTCGTTTCCACAAAGCGTGACAGAACTTATGTTCAGGATCGCGGCTGATTAACAGGCGAGCGAACACATCGTCCAATACATCGTCTTCTTCATTGACTAAACCAACACGAACTTCCGCGTAAACTTCTTTGTCTACGTCAAAGCCTACGTGCTCAACCCAGTCATCACCAGTTTCCACTAACTCGGCTGCGCCGCGCTCGTCGAACTGTGCTGTGAACAAAATAACGTCAGCAGGTTCTAGGTTATCAGGTGCCATCTCTAAAAAGATGTCGTAGGCCGTATCAATGGCGTCATCGTATGAGATTAGATCAGCCATGATTACGCGCGGCTCATGTATTTACGTTCAGTCGTGTTAATCACGATGCGGTCACCTGTCGCAATGTATTCAGGTACTTGAACAGTAAGACCGGTAGCAAAACGTGCAGGCTTTGTACGAGCAGAAGCAGAAGCGCCTTTGATTGAAGGATCTGTCTCTTCAATAACGAGCTCAACAGCAGCAGGAAGCTCTAGGCCAACAGCATTACCATTGACTAGGATGACATGCAGGCCTTGAATTTCTTCAGTGACGAACAGTAGTTCGTCTTCAATTTCGTCTTTCTTGAATGTGTATTGAGTGTAGTCTTCATTGTCCATGAAGATGTACTCATCACCGTCAACGTATGAGAAAGCTGAAGCACGTTTGAACATGTCTACCGTCTCAACAACGTCATCAGATTTGTAGCGTTCATCAACGCGAGCACCTGTGTTTAGGTCAGTACAACGCAGTTTGTAAATCTTTGCGCCACCACGACCACCAGGAGTGGTTACTTCGATGTCTTTGATTAATAGTGTTTTACCGTTAGATTCGATAGCAAAACCTTTTTTAAGCTCACTTGCCTTTGGCATGAACAATTTCCTTCGTGTGTTAGGTATTGTGGCGATTATATACCGACTCACTGGCTGAAGGAATATCTTGATTCATCCTGCTCAGTGAGCGAACATTAACGCATTCAGTTCGATTATTTTGTGTTATCAATCAAATGCATCTTTCAACGATCAATCCTAAACAAGCCTTTCAGCCAAACTATCAAGCTGCGATTGATGATCTGGTTAGCTTTCTTAGAAATGGGCTAGGAGAGAATCTGCATAGTATTTATCTATATGGCAGTGTGGCTCGTAAGACTGCAAAACCCGGCTCATCAAATTTAGATGTGATTGTGGTCACCCAATCATCGTTTAGTGATTTACGAACAACACTGTTTAACTCGATCAAATGGCGCTTTCAAAAATCTCACCCACACATCACGGAAATCTCTTTTAAAACGGCTTTGGCATCTGAAGTCGCAAGTCTCGACAGTATTTTCTCGTGGGGCTTTCAGCTGCGCCACTGCTCGGTGTGTATTTTTGGCGAAGACTTGTCGGAGTGTTTTGGCGATTATGAACCAAGTTGGGAGATTGCAAAACACTGGAACATGGATGTCGAAGATTGGGTTGCGGTTTATCGCAATCGAATTGCTCGTTGCGACAAGCCAGAAGACCAAGTGAAAGCACAAAGAATCATCGCGAAAAAGCTGCTGAGAGCCAGTTACTCGCTGATCATGCACAAAGATAAGCAATGGTTTGATGACCCTCTGGAGTGCGGTCAAGCATTTCTTCGCTACCATCCTGAAAAACAGGTAGAGATTGAGCGGCTCGGTATTCTGTTGTCTGGCAGAGTAATCCCCAAGCGTTCTGTGGTCGGTATCCTTGATGGATATGGCGACTGGATTTCAAAACAGTACAAAAAAACCGAATTCAAAATAGGCTAAAACAAGCCTAGCTGCGGCTCACTGAGTGTCGCAAAGTCTAGCCCAATAAACGGCAAGATGGCTTCTGCCACTGGCTTTAGTTGTTTATCAATGTAGTGCTGATAGTCGATGGCGCTTTTTTGGTACTCTTTCGGTTCGGGGCCCGAGGTAGTGATTACGTATTCAATTCTGCCTTTGTTTTGATACTGCAATGGGCGACCAAGTTGGCCGTTTATTTCATCTGCCATTCTGGCTGCACGTACCTGAGGTGGAATGTTTTTCTGATACTCATGCAGCTTTCTTCTTAGGCGCTTTTGATAAACAAGTTTGTCATCGAAATCTCCCGCTTTAGTCTGCTCGACAAAACCGCGGATATAATCACTGGGGTTCTCGCCATGAAATACCATTGAATAGAGCGTTTGCTGGAATTCTTGGGCTAATGGTGTCCAGTCTGTTCGAGCGCTCTCTAAGCCTTTAAAAATCAGTAGCTCATTCTCTCCTTCACCGATAAGTCCGGCATAACGTTTTTTTGAACCGGTTTCCTGTCCACGAATTGTTGGCATTAAGAACTTTTTGTAGTGCGTCTCGTACTCTAACTCCAATATCGAGTTGAGGTTGTACTCCTCACGTAAGTGGTTCGTCCACCACTCATTAATGTAGTCGACAAGCTGGTGACCAATTTCATCAGCTTGTGACTGAGAGAACTGCCCATTAAGTGACACAAACGTGGAGTCAGTATCACCGTAGATGACTTGATAGCCTTTCTCTTCGATCAACACCTTAGTTTGCTTCATGATCTCGTGACCGCGTATAGTGATACTGGAGGCTAATCGAGTATCGAAGAAGCGACACCCTGACGAACCAAGCACGCCATAGAAAGAGTTCATTATGATCTTTATCGCTTGAGAGAAGGCTTTCTCGTTGTTCTTTTTCGCTACATCGCGCGCTGCCCAGAGGTTTTCGATCATTTCTGGTAGGAAATGACGAGTGCGGTGAAATTGTCCGCCTCTGAATCCTGGAACCGCTTGCTCTTGTTCAAGACCAATGTCTTGCTGTAATCCCTCAATTAACCCCATCGGGTCGATAAGAAAACTGCGAATAATAGAAGGATATAGGCTCTTAAAATCGAGGACTAAAACTGAATCATAAAGGTTTGGAATCGAATCCATTACATACCCGCCAGGACTCGCCAACCAATTCTCTGGATGCAAGTTTGGCGCGACGTAGCCAGCGCGATGAATCTGGGGTAAGTAGAGATTGGTAAACGCAGCAACTGAGCCGCCAACACGGTCCAGTTCAACCCCTGTGAGTTTAGAGCGCTCAATGGCGAACTCTAGCAAGTGAGTGTGGGCGAAAATCTTGTTAACCAAGACACAATCTTGCAGGTTGTATTTAGCAAGAGAGGGCTTGTCATGGCGA encodes:
- the ihfA gene encoding integration host factor subunit alpha, with the protein product MALTKADLAENLFEKLGYSKRDAKETVEAFFEEIRKALESGEQVKLSGFGNFDLRDKNERPGRNPKTGEDIPISARRVVTFRPGQKLKARVENIKVD
- a CDS encoding HI1450 family dsDNA-mimic protein, with product MADLISYDDAIDTAYDIFLEMAPDNLEPADVILFTAQFDERGAAELVETGDDWVEHVGFDVDKEVYAEVRVGLVNEEDDVLDDVFARLLISRDPEHKFCHALWKRD
- the yeiP gene encoding elongation factor P-like protein YeiP, with the protein product MPKASELKKGFAIESNGKTLLIKDIEVTTPGGRGGAKIYKLRCTDLNTGARVDERYKSDDVVETVDMFKRASAFSYVDGDEYIFMDNEDYTQYTFKKDEIEDELLFVTEEIQGLHVILVNGNAVGLELPAAVELVIEETDPSIKGASASARTKPARFATGLTVQVPEYIATGDRIVINTTERKYMSRA
- a CDS encoding nucleotidyltransferase domain-containing protein, with the translated sequence MHLSTINPKQAFQPNYQAAIDDLVSFLRNGLGENLHSIYLYGSVARKTAKPGSSNLDVIVVTQSSFSDLRTTLFNSIKWRFQKSHPHITEISFKTALASEVASLDSIFSWGFQLRHCSVCIFGEDLSECFGDYEPSWEIAKHWNMDVEDWVAVYRNRIARCDKPEDQVKAQRIIAKKLLRASYSLIMHKDKQWFDDPLECGQAFLRYHPEKQVEIERLGILLSGRVIPKRSVVGILDGYGDWISKQYKKTEFKIG
- a CDS encoding DNA polymerase II, with amino-acid sequence MAIQNGFVLTRQARDIKGTTQIDLWLSTPQGPTQLLIEGEKPVFFVFQDQLESAKAQSQNLQIEWKTLPLKDFALRPVAACYCHSIKQAQVLSEHLKQHDIVVLEDDIRLADRYLMERFIKGSLEFTGAVQSNASHIRYKQVKCRQGDYTPELKVVSLDIECSEKGVLYSIGLDSPMDSRVIMIGDPQPADTDIQWVSNEKELLLALVDWFSQFDPDVIVGWNVIDFDFRLLHKRAERNQVKLMLGRGKQSSFFRTSNTNQQAFISIPGRVVMDGIDTLKTATYHFRSWSLEAVSQELLGEGKQIHNVHDRMDEINQMYRHDKPSLAKYNLQDCVLVNKIFAHTHLLEFAIERSKLTGVELDRVGGSVAAFTNLYLPQIHRAGYVAPNLHPENWLASPGGYVMDSIPNLYDSVLVLDFKSLYPSIIRSFLIDPMGLIEGLQQDIGLEQEQAVPGFRGGQFHRTRHFLPEMIENLWAARDVAKKNNEKAFSQAIKIIMNSFYGVLGSSGCRFFDTRLASSITIRGHEIMKQTKVLIEEKGYQVIYGDTDSTFVSLNGQFSQSQADEIGHQLVDYINEWWTNHLREEYNLNSILELEYETHYKKFLMPTIRGQETGSKKRYAGLIGEGENELLIFKGLESARTDWTPLAQEFQQTLYSMVFHGENPSDYIRGFVEQTKAGDFDDKLVYQKRLRRKLHEYQKNIPPQVRAARMADEINGQLGRPLQYQNKGRIEYVITTSGPEPKEYQKSAIDYQHYIDKQLKPVAEAILPFIGLDFATLSEPQLGLF